TGCGTGCTGAAAGCCGTACCGGTCCGCATACCCGGCTGGAGGTGGTGACCGAAGGCATTCTGACGCGCATGTTGCAGCAGGATCCCATGCTGGAGGGCGTGTCGCTGGTGATCCTCGATGAATTCCATGAACGCAGCTTACAGGCCGACCTTGCGCTGGCGCTGCTGCTGGATGTGCAGCAGGGCTTACGTGACGATTTACGCCTGTTGATTATGTCCGCGACGCTGGACAACGCGCGCCTCCGTGCCCGTCTGCCTGACGCGCCGTTGATTGTGTCTGAAGGGCGCAGCTTTCCGGTAGAGCGCCGCTACGCCAGCCTCGCGCCTCAGCTACCGTTTGATGAGGCGGTGGCGCGCGAGGTTACCCAGCTGCTGCGTGCGGAGCCTGGCTCGCTGTTGCTGTTCCTGCCCGGCGTGGGAGAAATCGAACGGGTTAAACATCAGCTAACGTCGCGGGTGGATAAGGATACGGAACTTTGCCCGCTGTATGGCGGGCTGCCGCTGGCGGCGCAGCGGCGGGCAATTCTCCCCGCGCCCGCCGGTAAGCGTAAGGTAGTGCTGGCGACCAATATTGCCGAAACCAGTTTAACCATTGACGGCATTCGGCTGGTGGTCGATAGCGCGCTGGAGCGCACGGCGCGTTTCGATGCGCGCAGCGGCATTACGCGTCTGCAAACCCAGCGTATCAGCCAGGCTTCCATGACACAGCGTGCCGGACGCGCCGGGCGTTTATCGCCGGGTATCTGTCTGCATTTAATCAGCCGCGAGCAGGCGGAACGCGCCGCCGCGCAGGGCGAGCCGGATATTTTACAGAGCGATCTCAGCGCGCTCTGGCTCGATCTGTTGCAGTGGGGATGCCATGACGTCGGGCAGCTACGCTGGATCGACGAGCCGCCTGCGCCTGCGCTACTGGCGGCGCAGAAGCTTCTGTTGCAGCTCGGCGCGGTTAACGAATCAGGACAGCTCACGGCGCAGGGGCGAGCGATGGCGAAACTGGGCAGCGAACCACGCCTGGCGGCATTGCTGACCGCGGCGCAACATCGTGATGCGCAGGCTACCGCGGCACGCCTGGTTGCGATGCTGGAAGAGCCACCGCGTCAGGGCAGCCGTAATCTCAGCGATCATCTGTTTATCTCCCATCACGGCTGGCAACAGCGTGCGCGGCAGCTACTGCGCAGGTTGAACGCCACAGGCGGCGAGCTGGATATTACGCTGGCACCCGCGCTGCTGGCGCAGGCGTTTCCCGATCGTCTGGCGCGTCGACGCGGTGACAGCGGGCGCTATCAGCTGGCAGGCGGGCCGGGCGCGATGCTCGATCATGATGATGCTTTAACCCGTCACGAGTGGCTGATCGCACCGCAGCTCCTGCAGAGCGATGCGCAGGCGGAGGCGCGTATTCTGCTGGCGCTGCCGGTTGATATTGCTGCGCTTCAACGCGACTGTCCCGGTCTGGTGCGTAGCGAAACCGATATTGAATGGGATGAGGACAAGGGCACGCTGCGCGCCTGGCAGCGCGATAAAATCGGCGTACTGGCACTGAAATCCGTACCGCTGGCGAAGCCGGACGCGGAGGTGCTGCACCCGGCGATGCTGCGCTGGATCCGCGAAAAAGGTCTGTCGGTACTTAACTGGACGCCAGAGGCCCAGCAGCTACGGCTGCGATTAGATTGTGCGGCGCAGTGGATACCGGAAGAAAGCTGGCCGAAAATGGATGATGAGACGCTGCTTGCCATGCTTGAGCGCTGGCTGCTGCCGGAGATGAACGGCGTGCGTGATATCAAGGGGCTGCGCCAGATTAACCTTGTTGGTGCGCTATTACATTTGCTCACATGGTCACAGCGTCAGCGGCTGGATAGTGCGTTACCAACTCATTACACTGTGCCCACCGGCAGCCGTCTGCCGATTCGCTACGACAGCGAAAAGCCGCCTGCGCTGGCGGTGCGCCTGCAAGAAATGTTTGGTGAAGCGCAAAATCCAGCGATTGCTGAAGGGCGCGTACCGCTGGTGCTGGAGCTGTTATCACCCGCGCAGCGCCCGCTGCAAATTACCCGCGATCTGGCTGCCTTCTGGCAGGGTGCCTATCCGCAGGTACAGAAAGAGATGAAAGGGCGCTACCCTAAACATGTATGGCCCGACGATCCGGCGAGCGCGCAGCCGACGCGCCGCACGAAAAAATACGCCGCGCCGCAGTAGAGACATCGGCCCGCTTTCGGAGGGTTCCGCTTTCCGAATCGATGCAGTAAGAACAGAGTAACCGGCCATATCTGGAGAAACGAAACCAATGTCTGGGAACGATCGCGAACCTATCGGGCGCAAAGGAAAACAGCCGGTGCCACCGCGTAAAGCCGGTGGCCAGGGGCGCCGCAGGGAAGAGTACAACGACGAACAGAATGATGACGATCTGGAGGAAAGACCGGTGCCACGTAAAGGAAAAAGGCGGCCGCCGCGCAGCAAAAAAAGAAAATGGCTGGGATGGCTGATTAAATTATTTATCGTGCTGGCTGTGGTGATGGCAGCCTATGGCGTCTGGCTCGATTCAGAAATTCGTAGCCGTATCGATGGCAAAGTCTGGCAGCTGCCAGCGGCGGTTTATGGACGGATGGTTAACCTCGAACCAGGTATGCCACTGAACAAGAAAGAGGTGATCGCGCTGCTGGAGGGCACACAGTATCGTCAGGTCACGCGGATGACGCGTCCGGGCGAGTTTACCGTGCAGGCGAACAGCATCGAGATGATCCGTCGTCCGTTTGATTTCCCCGACAGTAAAGAGGGGCAGATTCGCGCACGCCTTACTTTCAGCAACGGTGAACTTAACCAGATTAAAAACCTCGATAACGGTCGTGATTTTGGCTTCTTCCGCCTCGATCCGCGATTGATTACCATGTTGCAGTCGCCGAATGGCGAGCAGCGGCTGTTTGTGCCGCGCGCCGGGTTCCCCGATCTGCTGGTGGATACGCTGATTGCTACCGAGGATCGCCATTTCTACGAGCATGATGGCATCAGCTTCTACTCTATCGGACGTGCCTTCCTGGCGAACATCACCGCCGGGCGAGCGGTACAGGGCGGCAGTACCCTGACGCAGCAGCTGGTAAAAAACCTGTTCCTGACCAACAAGCGTTCGCTGTGGCGTAAGGCCAACGAAGCCTATATGGCGCTGATTATGGATGCGCGCTACAGCAAAGATCGCATTCTGGAGCTCTACCTGAACGAGGTTTATCTCGGTCAGGCGGGTAACGATCAGATCCGTGGTTTCCCGCTGGCCAGCCTGTATTACTTTGGGCGTCCGGTAGATGAGCTGAGCCTCGATCAGCAGGCGCTGCTGGTTGGCATGGTGAAGGGGGCGTCACTGTATAACCCGTGGCGTAATCCGAAGCTGGCGCTGGAGCGACGCAACCTGGTGCTGCGCCTGTTACAGCAGCAAAAAGTGATCGATCAGGAGCTGTATGACATGCTCAGCGCCCGTCCGCTTGGCGTACAGCCGAAAGGCGGTGTGATTACGCCACAGCCCGCGTTTATGCAAATGGTGCGTGGCGAATTGCAGGCGAAACTGGGCGATAAGGTGAAAGATCTTTCCGGTGTGAAAATCTTTACCACGCTCGATCCGGTTTCGCAGGATGCGGCGGAAAAAGCGGTGGAAGAGGGCATTCCGGCACTGAAGAAACAGCGCGGTTTGCACGATCTGGAAACTGCGATGGTCATTGTCGATCGCTTCAGCGGTGAAGTGCGCGCTATGGTAGGCGGAGCCGATCCGCAATTTGCGGGCTACAACCGGGCGATGCAGGCGCGGCGCTCTATCGGCTCGCTGGCGAAACCGGCCACCTATCTGACGGCGCTGTCGCAGCCTGACACCTATCGTCTTAACACCTGGATCGCCGATGAACCTATCGCGCTGAAAATGTCGAATGGTCAGATCTGGAAACCGCAGAACGACGATCGACGATTTAGCGGCAAGGTGATGCTGGTTGATGCGTTAACCAACTCAATGAACGTGCCGACGGTTAATCTTGGTATGACGCTGGGGCTGGATAACGTGGTCAATACCTGGACGAAGCTGGGGCTGCCGAAAGATCAGCTGCATCCGGTTCCGGCGATGCTACTCGGCGCGCTGAACCTGACGCCGATTGAGGTGGCGCAGGCGTTTCAGTCCATCGCCAGCGGCGGTAACCGTGCACCGCTTTCCGCAGTGCGTTCGGTCATTGCGGAAGATGGCAGCGTGCTTTACCAGAGCTTCCCGCAGGCGGAACGCGTTGTGCCTGCGCAGGCTGCTTATCTGACGCTTTACACCATGCAGCAGGTAGCCGCACGTGGTACTGCACGATCTCTGGGCGCGAAATATCCTGCCGCACACCTGGCGGGTAAAACCGGCACCACCAATAACCAGGTCGATACCTGGTTTGCCGGGGTGGATGGCAAAGAGGTAACGATTACCTGGGTAGGCCGTGATAACAACCAGCCGACCAAGCTGTATGGTTCTTCCGGGGCGATGCAGCTCTACCGTCGCTATCTGGATAATCAGGCACCGATGCCGCTGGT
The sequence above is a segment of the Mixta intestinalis genome. Coding sequences within it:
- the hrpB gene encoding ATP-dependent helicase HrpB — encoded protein: MSELPVSAVLPEVLAALQQAPQVLLAAPTGAGKSTWLPLQLLQQGGFDGRIIMLEPRRLAARNVAQRLAEQLGEEPGATVGYRMRAESRTGPHTRLEVVTEGILTRMLQQDPMLEGVSLVILDEFHERSLQADLALALLLDVQQGLRDDLRLLIMSATLDNARLRARLPDAPLIVSEGRSFPVERRYASLAPQLPFDEAVAREVTQLLRAEPGSLLLFLPGVGEIERVKHQLTSRVDKDTELCPLYGGLPLAAQRRAILPAPAGKRKVVLATNIAETSLTIDGIRLVVDSALERTARFDARSGITRLQTQRISQASMTQRAGRAGRLSPGICLHLISREQAERAAAQGEPDILQSDLSALWLDLLQWGCHDVGQLRWIDEPPAPALLAAQKLLLQLGAVNESGQLTAQGRAMAKLGSEPRLAALLTAAQHRDAQATAARLVAMLEEPPRQGSRNLSDHLFISHHGWQQRARQLLRRLNATGGELDITLAPALLAQAFPDRLARRRGDSGRYQLAGGPGAMLDHDDALTRHEWLIAPQLLQSDAQAEARILLALPVDIAALQRDCPGLVRSETDIEWDEDKGTLRAWQRDKIGVLALKSVPLAKPDAEVLHPAMLRWIREKGLSVLNWTPEAQQLRLRLDCAAQWIPEESWPKMDDETLLAMLERWLLPEMNGVRDIKGLRQINLVGALLHLLTWSQRQRLDSALPTHYTVPTGSRLPIRYDSEKPPALAVRLQEMFGEAQNPAIAEGRVPLVLELLSPAQRPLQITRDLAAFWQGAYPQVQKEMKGRYPKHVWPDDPASAQPTRRTKKYAAPQ
- the mrcB gene encoding bifunctional glycosyl transferase/transpeptidase, with the translated sequence MSGNDREPIGRKGKQPVPPRKAGGQGRRREEYNDEQNDDDLEERPVPRKGKRRPPRSKKRKWLGWLIKLFIVLAVVMAAYGVWLDSEIRSRIDGKVWQLPAAVYGRMVNLEPGMPLNKKEVIALLEGTQYRQVTRMTRPGEFTVQANSIEMIRRPFDFPDSKEGQIRARLTFSNGELNQIKNLDNGRDFGFFRLDPRLITMLQSPNGEQRLFVPRAGFPDLLVDTLIATEDRHFYEHDGISFYSIGRAFLANITAGRAVQGGSTLTQQLVKNLFLTNKRSLWRKANEAYMALIMDARYSKDRILELYLNEVYLGQAGNDQIRGFPLASLYYFGRPVDELSLDQQALLVGMVKGASLYNPWRNPKLALERRNLVLRLLQQQKVIDQELYDMLSARPLGVQPKGGVITPQPAFMQMVRGELQAKLGDKVKDLSGVKIFTTLDPVSQDAAEKAVEEGIPALKKQRGLHDLETAMVIVDRFSGEVRAMVGGADPQFAGYNRAMQARRSIGSLAKPATYLTALSQPDTYRLNTWIADEPIALKMSNGQIWKPQNDDRRFSGKVMLVDALTNSMNVPTVNLGMTLGLDNVVNTWTKLGLPKDQLHPVPAMLLGALNLTPIEVAQAFQSIASGGNRAPLSAVRSVIAEDGSVLYQSFPQAERVVPAQAAYLTLYTMQQVAARGTARSLGAKYPAAHLAGKTGTTNNQVDTWFAGVDGKEVTITWVGRDNNQPTKLYGSSGAMQLYRRYLDNQAPMPLVLTPPEDIASMTVDSAGNFVCDSGSSGWRTLPVWTTDANALCQQQMQQWQQQQMQQQMEQQQQQQQQSQQPPQQQQSGDGVAGWIKDMFGGN